From one Lycium barbarum isolate Lr01 chromosome 6, ASM1917538v2, whole genome shotgun sequence genomic stretch:
- the LOC132643900 gene encoding extensin-2-like: protein MASFRPYLVWFVAILLVSKSVEARHRFHSWRKYSSKSSPESVPMSAPNSNQSRQPSPSPQPSSSDYYTSSPPSTFGWSSPQPSPIPSRTSNKSPSSPTSSPLSPTPNDFNSPPSPSRWAPSPYYSSWEPSPSYTTTPQSSPVLAPSYPNQSPPSPIEWFSPRPSPAPSSTSYYKNAPSSPTTSPLSPSPYDNSSPPSPSGWAPSPYYYSWAPYPSDKVSPRSSVVPVPAPSFPDKSSQQPSPSPLPNYYYNSPPPPYAYNSPPPPSPSPPPPSPSPPPPYYYSSPPLPSPSPPPPPSSSPPPPYVYKSPPPTSSPPPPSYYYMSPPPPLSSPPPYYYMSPAPPSPSPPPAYHYNYPPPPPSY, encoded by the coding sequence ATGGCTTCTTTTCGGCCATATCTTGTATGGTTTGTGGCGATACTTTTGGTATCCAAGAGCGTAGAAGCAAGACACAGATTTCATTCATGGAGAAAATATAGTTCCAAGTCATCTCCAGAATCAGTACCAATGTCTGCGCCTAACTCTAACCAATCACGTCAACCATCTCCATCACCACAACCATCATCCTCGGATTATTACACTTCTAGTCCACCATCAACTTTTGGGTGGTCTTCTCCTCAACCCTCCCCAATACCTTCTCGTACTTCCAACAAGTCTCCAAGTTCACCAACCTCATCACCACTATCACCGACTCCAAATGATTTTAATTCTCCGCCCTCGCCTTCAAGATGGGCTCCATCCCCATATTACTCTTCATGGGAACCATCTCCTAGTTATACGACAACTCCTCAATCATCGCCTGTACTTGCACCTTCTTACCCTAACCAGTCCCCACCATCACCTATAGAGTGGTTCTCTCCTCGACCTTCCCCAGCACCTTCATCTACTTCCTACTACAAGAATGCTCCAAGTTCACCAACTACATCGCCACTATCACCATCTCCATATGATAATAGTTCACCGCCCTCACCTTCAGGATGGGCTCCATCTCCATATTATTATTCATGGGCACCATATCCTAGTGATAAAGTATCTCCTCGATCATCGGTTGTACCTGTACCTGCACCTTCATTTCCTGATAAGTCTTCACAACAACCTTCTCCATCACCACTTCCAAATTACTATTATAACTCACCACCTCCTCCATATGCTTACAACTCTCCACCACCTCCATCACCATCGCCACCTCCTCCATCACCATCACCACCTCCTCCTTATTACTACAGTTCCCCACCACTGCCATCACCATCTCCTCCACCTCCTCCCTCATCATCACCCCCTCCTCCATACGTTTACAAGTCACCACCACCTACATCTTCACCTCCACCTCCTTCATATTACTACATGTCACCACCCCCACCATTGTCATCTCCTCCTCCATATTACTACATGTCGCCAGCCCCACCATCTCCTTCGCCTCCACCTGCTTATCACTACAACTACCCGCCGCCACCTCCATCCTACTGA
- the LOC132643565 gene encoding DNA replication complex GINS protein SLD5-like isoform X1, whose translation MDSGDASRYSAGVDDDYESLLSTTDAELLKRAWRNEKSAPEILQYETALVQRSREQIQLMEETVEDFFKNGVDPLTVSLYQMDLDRTLFLLISYLRTRLQKIENYAFHIQKITDLWNRLSKQEQKFAERCIDDMEQHLDQSVLSKLPHGFKSHLKQSSLSLGDDMVPEPQLHQYVICRSKRLLGSFQLDDSGEEPVNIEANDLYALPYKSIKPLVESGQIDLV comes from the exons ATGGATTCAGGTGATGCATCCAGATATTCAGCTGGGGTGGACGATGATTATGAATCTTTACTTTCAACGACTGATGCGGAGCTCTTAAAACGGGCATGGCGGAATGAAAAGTCTGCTCCTGAAATTCTTCAATATGAGACTGCTTTGGTTCAAAGATCCAGAGAACAAATTCAATTGATG GAAGAAACAGTAGAGGATTTTTTCAAAAATGGTGTTGATCCACTCACTGTGTCTCTTTACCAAATGGACCTCGACAGAACTCTCTTTCTATTGATATCATATTTAAGAACCCGTCTCCAAAAG ATCGAAAATTATGCATTTCACATACAAAAAATTACTGACTTATGGAATCGTCTATCTAAACAAGAGCAGAAATTTGCTGAAAG GTGTATTGACGACATGGAGCAACATCTAGATCAATCTGTTCTCTCAAAGTTGCCTCATGGCTTCAAGTCCCACTTGAAGCAATCTTCACTAAGTTTGGGAGATGACATGG TTCCTGAGCCGCAGCTACATCAATATGTTATCTGCAGAAGCAAGAGATTGTTAGGATCCTTTCAGCTTGATGACAG TGGGGAAGAACCAGTGAACATCGAAGCCAATGATTTGTACGCTCTGCCTTATAAGTCCATAAAGCCACTCGTAGAGAGTGGGCAGATTGATCTGGTATGA
- the LOC132643565 gene encoding DNA replication complex GINS protein SLD5-like isoform X2: MDSGDASRYSAGVDDDYESLLSTTDAELLKRAWRNEKSAPEILQYETALVQRSREQIQLMEETVEDFFKNGVDPLTVSLYQMDLDRTLFLLISYLRTRLQKIENYAFHIQKITDLWNRLSKQEQKFAERCIDDMEQHLDQSVLSKLPHGFKSHLKQSSLSLGDDMVPEPQLHQYVICRSKRFGEEPVNIEANDLYALPYKSIKPLVESGQIDLV, from the exons ATGGATTCAGGTGATGCATCCAGATATTCAGCTGGGGTGGACGATGATTATGAATCTTTACTTTCAACGACTGATGCGGAGCTCTTAAAACGGGCATGGCGGAATGAAAAGTCTGCTCCTGAAATTCTTCAATATGAGACTGCTTTGGTTCAAAGATCCAGAGAACAAATTCAATTGATG GAAGAAACAGTAGAGGATTTTTTCAAAAATGGTGTTGATCCACTCACTGTGTCTCTTTACCAAATGGACCTCGACAGAACTCTCTTTCTATTGATATCATATTTAAGAACCCGTCTCCAAAAG ATCGAAAATTATGCATTTCACATACAAAAAATTACTGACTTATGGAATCGTCTATCTAAACAAGAGCAGAAATTTGCTGAAAG GTGTATTGACGACATGGAGCAACATCTAGATCAATCTGTTCTCTCAAAGTTGCCTCATGGCTTCAAGTCCCACTTGAAGCAATCTTCACTAAGTTTGGGAGATGACATGG TTCCTGAGCCGCAGCTACATCAATATGTTATCTGCAGAAGCAAGAGATT TGGGGAAGAACCAGTGAACATCGAAGCCAATGATTTGTACGCTCTGCCTTATAAGTCCATAAAGCCACTCGTAGAGAGTGGGCAGATTGATCTGGTATGA